One region of Flavobacterium sp. GSB-24 genomic DNA includes:
- a CDS encoding SDR family oxidoreductase — protein MQKTIFITGASTGLGKSTAKLFQSKGWQVIATMRNPEKETELNQLENVIVLPLDVTNSEQIDSTIKSITENYSIDVVLNNAGYGLIGALESLENHQIERQIVTNLFGVIRVSKAFVSHFREKKSGTFINITSTFGLMGFPTCSIYSATKFAVDGFSESLASELVQFGIQVKVVAPGGMKTDFAIRSMEVAQHEAYEKLTFEVSKGYSAEQLENYTKAEDVAQIIYEAATDNKNQLRYIAGNDANALYNDRLSLGAENQVKNIKTMFTF, from the coding sequence ATGCAAAAGACAATTTTTATTACAGGAGCTTCAACAGGATTAGGAAAATCTACAGCAAAATTATTTCAAAGCAAAGGCTGGCAGGTAATTGCGACCATGCGTAATCCAGAAAAGGAAACAGAATTAAATCAATTAGAAAATGTGATTGTACTTCCGTTAGACGTCACAAATTCAGAGCAAATTGATTCTACGATTAAAAGTATTACAGAAAATTATTCGATCGATGTAGTTTTAAATAATGCTGGTTATGGTTTAATTGGCGCTTTAGAATCTTTAGAAAACCATCAAATCGAACGTCAGATCGTGACTAATTTATTCGGGGTTATTCGGGTTTCAAAAGCTTTTGTATCTCACTTCCGAGAGAAAAAAAGCGGTACATTCATTAATATTACTTCTACTTTCGGTTTAATGGGTTTTCCTACTTGTTCGATTTACAGCGCGACAAAGTTTGCCGTAGATGGATTCTCAGAAAGTCTGGCATCAGAATTAGTCCAGTTTGGAATACAAGTAAAAGTTGTGGCTCCAGGGGGCATGAAAACAGATTTTGCCATACGATCTATGGAAGTTGCACAACACGAAGCATATGAAAAACTAACTTTTGAAGTGAGTAAAGGGTATAGCGCAGAACAATTAGAGAATTATACAAAAGCCGAAGATGTTGCTCAAATTATCTACGAAGCTGCGACAGACAACAAGAATCAATTACGATATATTGCCGGAAATGATGCCAATGCATTATACAATGATCGTTTAAGTTTGGGAGCTGAAAATCAGGTGAAAAATATCAAAACAATGTTTACTTTTTAA
- a CDS encoding endonuclease V: protein MILAFDTYYFDGKAKTVCLEFEEWDESKNFKIHTEIIENVEEYIPGEFYRRELPCILSLLNQIDLAKVDIIIVDSFVYLDDDKKYGLGGHLYERLNKEIPIIGVAKTNFASIEKDKVGILRGDSQKPLFITAIGIELEDAVEKVKSMAGEFRIPTLLKELDRLTKENL, encoded by the coding sequence ATGATATTAGCATTTGATACTTACTATTTTGATGGAAAAGCCAAAACAGTTTGTTTGGAATTTGAAGAATGGGATGAAAGTAAAAACTTTAAAATTCACACCGAAATAATAGAAAATGTAGAAGAATATATTCCTGGTGAGTTTTACAGAAGAGAACTTCCCTGTATTTTAAGTTTATTAAATCAAATAGATCTAGCAAAAGTTGATATTATAATAGTGGATAGTTTTGTTTATTTAGATGATGATAAAAAATATGGTTTAGGCGGGCATTTATACGAGAGGCTTAATAAAGAAATTCCGATTATTGGCGTTGCCAAAACAAATTTTGCATCGATTGAAAAAGATAAAGTCGGGATATTAAGAGGCGATAGCCAGAAACCATTATTTATTACTGCCATTGGAATCGAACTTGAAGATGCCGTTGAGAAAGTAAAAAGTATGGCAGGAGAATTTAGAATTCCAACATTGTTAAAAGAACTGGATCGATTGACGAAAGAGAATTTATAA
- a CDS encoding helix-turn-helix transcriptional regulator, whose amino-acid sequence MKNQPRIFNTISELHKAMGQPKPLHPLISILNYGEAVFDPTDFENGIVLDFYKISFKTNFTGKLRYGHGFYDFEEGGMSFVSPGQVLKMQEEEADYSGMSLNIHPDFFRPYSLNENIKKYGFFSYSAAEALYLSEKEKETILGVFINIQNELNERIDHFSQDVIISQIELLLNYSNRFYNRQFITRKAVNNDMLSKLENLLNDYFNTEKPLENGLPTVQFVADEMQLSARYLSDLLRSTSGQNTQQFIHDKLIEKAKEYIAKGTFSVSEIAYKLGFEHPQSFNKLFKKKTNISPIEFKELFNKN is encoded by the coding sequence ATGAAAAATCAACCCAGAATATTCAATACCATTTCGGAGTTGCATAAAGCAATGGGACAACCGAAACCATTGCATCCGCTAATTAGCATTCTGAATTATGGCGAAGCTGTATTTGATCCCACAGATTTTGAAAATGGAATTGTTTTGGATTTTTATAAGATATCTTTCAAGACAAATTTTACAGGAAAACTGCGTTACGGACATGGTTTTTACGATTTTGAAGAAGGCGGAATGTCGTTTGTTTCTCCAGGGCAAGTTTTGAAAATGCAGGAAGAAGAAGCCGATTACAGCGGAATGTCATTAAACATTCATCCAGATTTTTTTCGTCCATATTCTTTAAATGAAAATATTAAAAAATATGGATTTTTCTCTTATTCGGCTGCCGAAGCTTTATATCTTTCAGAAAAAGAAAAAGAGACAATTTTAGGCGTTTTTATAAATATTCAGAATGAACTGAACGAACGAATCGATCATTTTAGTCAGGATGTTATTATCTCGCAAATAGAACTTTTGCTGAATTACAGTAATCGATTTTACAATCGACAATTTATAACCCGAAAAGCGGTTAATAATGATATGCTTTCAAAATTGGAAAATTTGCTGAACGATTATTTTAATACTGAAAAGCCTTTAGAAAATGGTTTGCCAACGGTGCAGTTTGTAGCCGATGAAATGCAATTGTCTGCAAGATATCTCAGCGATTTACTGCGAAGTACTTCGGGACAAAACACACAGCAGTTTATTCATGACAAATTAATAGAAAAAGCTAAAGAATATATTGCCAAAGGAACTTTTTCGGTTTCAGAGATCGCTTATAAATTAGGTTTTGAACATCCGCAGTCATTTAATAAACTTTTCAAGAAAAAGACAAATATAAGTCCGATTGAATTTAAAGAATTATTTAATAAAAATTAA